One Phocaeicola dorei genomic region harbors:
- the pfkA gene encoding 6-phosphofructokinase, translated as MGTIKSIGILTSGGDAPGMNAAIRAVTRSAIYNGLKVYGIYRGYKGLVTDEIQEFKSQNVSNIIQMGGTILKTARCKEFTTPEGRAQAYENMKKHEIDALVIIGGDGSLTGARIFAQEFDVPCIGLPGTIDNDLYGTDTTIGYDTALNTILDAVDKIRDTATSHERLFFVEVMGRDAGFLALNGAIAAGAEAAIIPEFSTEVDQLEEFIEHGFRKSKSSSIVLVAESELTGGAMHYAERVKNEYPQYDVRVTILGHLQRGGRPTAHDRIIASRMGVASIQALLEGQRNVMIGIDDDKIVYVPFAKAIKNDKPIDRELVNVLHELSI; from the coding sequence ATGGGAACGATTAAAAGCATTGGTATTTTAACCTCTGGAGGAGATGCTCCGGGAATGAACGCTGCCATTCGTGCAGTCACACGTTCTGCCATCTATAACGGCTTGAAAGTATATGGCATTTATAGAGGATACAAAGGATTGGTAACAGATGAAATTCAGGAATTCAAAAGCCAAAATGTTAGTAACATCATACAAATGGGAGGTACCATTCTGAAGACCGCCCGTTGCAAAGAATTCACGACACCCGAAGGACGGGCACAAGCTTACGAAAACATGAAGAAGCATGAAATCGACGCTTTAGTCATTATAGGTGGTGATGGTTCTTTGACTGGTGCACGTATTTTCGCACAAGAATTTGATGTTCCTTGTATCGGTCTGCCCGGAACGATTGACAACGACCTGTATGGAACCGACACCACCATCGGCTATGATACAGCTTTGAACACAATTTTAGATGCAGTAGATAAAATCCGTGATACGGCAACTTCTCACGAACGTTTATTTTTTGTTGAAGTAATGGGACGTGATGCAGGCTTCTTGGCATTGAACGGTGCTATTGCCGCAGGTGCAGAAGCAGCTATTATTCCGGAATTCAGCACAGAAGTTGACCAATTGGAAGAATTCATCGAACATGGTTTCCGCAAATCCAAGAGCAGTAGTATCGTATTAGTAGCCGAAAGCGAACTGACCGGGGGTGCAATGCACTATGCCGAACGTGTGAAGAACGAATATCCGCAATACGATGTGCGTGTAACGATATTAGGACATTTGCAACGTGGCGGACGCCCCACAGCGCATGACCGAATTATTGCCAGCCGTATGGGAGTGGCTAGCATCCAAGCACTATTGGAAGGACAACGTAATGTAATGATTGGTATTGATGATGATAAGATTGTTTATGTACCTTTCGCTAAAGCTATAAAGAACGACAAGCCTATAGACAGAGAATTGGTGAACGTACTTCATGAACTTTCTATCTAA
- a CDS encoding alpha-2-macroglobulin family protein, whose amino-acid sequence MKIRYLSLIVLLVMSVFAPIQAQTYDNLWKELEVLERKDLPQSVISKAMKIYDKAKAEQNVPQMMKAYLTAMQYRSLLTPDSLKVDMNGLEQWASQTGSVEDKAILYSILGEMAMSADVKKGLGYLQASLKDKDRLLLVPVEKLRSMVRVGEASKRYFRDNLYNLLARRAIQIMQQYRWQAAAKANQTNSLPADMTDMDKFVTYQFVPVSDCDLTAAVMQAYQSLLKAYDTETEREGWLLTAVDALNYLYRNFSGNFSNDVCQQELRKWIHTYPAVKTVPEAYLALAQFLQYQNNQVERLRIVREGIAGYPRYEGINQLKNIEKEILNASLSLEIATAYPGEQQSVKVNYKNLIGITLQLYKVNLPVTSAVLQNRTTHFESKYACLQREEHFSLKPTTDYLNIDTTLTIQAPQAGIYFLKAVPDGKKGVSDGTLMNVTALKTIYRPLPDGTLELVVVNAVSGQPVSEAEVTIYTEKGGGYSPQQTYQADKQGTLKLDFLNSNKYWYNAHTAADNAMPILNLWKNDYYYKESKKKEVLQLFTDRSIYRPGQTVYVSGLAYEMEKDSTRVLADKKYTVSLYDANNNETGKVEVWTNGFGSFSGQFVLPSPCLTGYFSLRAADTSVSFKVEEYKCPTFDVTFEPVKVEYQVGDSIEVAGMAKTFAGAPVQNARVHYNISRSYAWFWRFMGRGSARWEGEAMTDADGKFTVPVHFEIDSDRRESPLWYYTYNIQADVTDGAGETQQANLSLPLGSTSMVLNMDNLPDNWVKEKKLEIKLTAMNLSGEPVDTPVTYQVVEMEKQKDGQEKEGRKVLTGTVEANKSFIPEAIYALPSGNYRLKLSAKDTQGRECTASKNFLLFSLNDKRPPFVITDWFYQDGLEFDAASPATIYIGSSEKNVYLLYDVFAGNKRLESKRIQLSDSVISFRFPYKKEYGDGILVSMAFVKDGRLYSHNARIMKPAPEKKLQLKWTTFRDKLRPGQQEEWKLTVLYPDGRPAEAEMLATMYDASLDKIYSAHKLDFGVDFHYVVPLTYWNTSYMRNAYLYVDFPLKRFRAVPLEYSELIIPSTGRMEAVVVGYGGSPRATLTGALKIRGRSAANAVMNQEAVTDMVLQEEMVETSAQEKAEMGSSEELAETGDIQIRENFAETAFFYPQLRTNETGEVSISFVLPESLTRWKFMGLAHTQNVDYGKIEATATASKEFMLQPNMPRFVRVGDKANIAASLMNLSDKGVKGTVRMELFNPETEKVFYSQKQKFDMKGGETGHVNFAFEVSDKYAVMACRMVADGDTFSDGEQRYIPVLTDKQWVTETVPLNVNGEGVHTFSLENLFNKHSKTASEQRLTVEFTAHPAWYAVQALPVVANPQNEDALSWATAYYAHSLAACIVKENPRIKQVFDSWKAQGGTKETFMSNLQKNQELKNILLAETPWLTEATNEAEQKQRIATLFDLNTMNSGLAVSVEKLRELQNGDGAWSWYKGMQGSRYVTTQVMEMLVRLNALTPQDADSRMQPMIQKGFEYLGKQAAEEYKSMKEAEKKGAVGIRPSEQVLRYLYICALDGKAPVDEKVNRYFIDKLSGEGKELTIYGKALGAIILQQAGKVAEAKLFMQSLMEYSVVTDEMGRYFDTPKARYSWFSYKIPTEVAAMEAIQRITKDTKAIDEMKRWLLKQKQTQTWETPIATADAVYVLMATGTSDLLANTGGVEITLGKEVIRTPADDAIGYIKKTMSGDVMNIKKIRVDKEGAGMGWGAVYAQYLESMDQISGQGNGLSVSRQLYKGDEALNESAPLKVGDKITVRLTVKADRDMDFVQIKDDRAACMEPLQAVSGFRWSNGLGYYQATKDASTQFFIDQMRKGTYVIEYQVYVNRTGEYQAGIATVQSAYAPEFGGHTGGYRVMVE is encoded by the coding sequence ATGAAAATTCGTTATTTATCTTTGATAGTGTTACTGGTAATGAGCGTATTTGCTCCTATACAGGCACAAACCTATGACAATTTGTGGAAAGAACTGGAGGTGTTGGAACGAAAGGATCTGCCCCAATCGGTCATTTCCAAAGCAATGAAAATCTACGATAAAGCAAAAGCGGAACAGAATGTACCGCAAATGATGAAAGCCTATCTCACTGCCATGCAGTACCGTTCCCTTTTAACTCCCGATAGCTTGAAGGTAGATATGAATGGTTTGGAACAATGGGCTTCCCAAACCGGCAGTGTGGAAGACAAAGCTATATTGTATTCCATTCTGGGTGAAATGGCCATGTCTGCCGACGTAAAAAAGGGATTGGGCTATTTGCAGGCCTCTCTCAAGGATAAAGACCGGTTATTGCTTGTCCCGGTCGAGAAATTGAGATCTATGGTGAGAGTGGGAGAGGCTAGTAAACGGTATTTTCGTGATAATCTGTACAACTTGTTGGCACGTCGTGCCATACAAATCATGCAGCAGTACAGGTGGCAGGCGGCTGCTAAAGCAAATCAGACAAACAGTCTGCCTGCGGATATGACGGATATGGATAAGTTTGTTACTTATCAGTTTGTTCCTGTCTCTGATTGTGACTTGACAGCAGCTGTCATGCAGGCTTATCAGTCCTTGCTGAAAGCATATGATACGGAAACGGAGCGCGAGGGTTGGTTGCTGACCGCTGTGGATGCATTGAATTACCTGTACCGCAATTTTTCCGGAAACTTCTCGAATGACGTATGCCAACAGGAACTCCGGAAGTGGATTCATACTTATCCGGCTGTGAAAACAGTCCCTGAAGCTTATCTGGCTTTGGCACAATTCCTACAGTATCAAAATAATCAGGTAGAGCGCTTGCGGATAGTTCGTGAAGGAATAGCCGGATACCCCCGTTACGAAGGTATCAACCAACTGAAGAATATAGAAAAGGAAATTCTGAATGCAAGCCTTTCACTGGAAATAGCTACGGCTTATCCTGGTGAACAGCAGTCGGTGAAAGTAAATTATAAAAACCTTATCGGCATCACTTTGCAGTTATATAAGGTGAATTTACCCGTTACCTCTGCCGTATTGCAGAACAGAACCACCCATTTTGAAAGTAAATATGCCTGTTTGCAACGCGAGGAGCATTTTTCTTTGAAACCTACTACAGATTATTTGAATATCGATACCACCCTGACCATACAGGCTCCTCAAGCGGGAATTTATTTCTTAAAGGCAGTGCCCGATGGGAAGAAGGGCGTTTCGGACGGAACATTAATGAATGTCACCGCTTTAAAGACCATTTATCGTCCTCTGCCGGATGGTACGTTGGAACTGGTGGTGGTAAATGCAGTGAGCGGACAGCCTGTTTCTGAGGCGGAAGTAACCATTTATACGGAGAAGGGAGGAGGCTATTCTCCTCAACAGACCTATCAGGCGGATAAACAGGGTACTTTGAAACTGGATTTCCTGAATAGTAACAAATACTGGTATAATGCACATACGGCGGCTGATAATGCGATGCCCATCTTGAATCTTTGGAAAAACGATTATTACTATAAAGAGAGCAAGAAAAAAGAAGTTTTGCAATTATTTACCGACCGATCCATTTACCGTCCCGGTCAAACCGTATATGTATCCGGCTTGGCTTATGAAATGGAAAAGGATTCTACGCGTGTGCTTGCGGATAAAAAATATACGGTATCCCTATATGATGCGAATAATAATGAAACAGGAAAAGTAGAAGTATGGACGAATGGTTTTGGTTCGTTCAGCGGACAATTTGTTTTGCCCTCTCCTTGCCTGACCGGTTATTTTAGCTTGCGTGCGGCCGATACTTCTGTCAGTTTTAAGGTAGAAGAATATAAATGTCCCACCTTTGATGTCACGTTTGAACCCGTGAAAGTGGAGTATCAAGTGGGTGACTCTATAGAAGTGGCGGGTATGGCAAAGACTTTTGCCGGTGCGCCTGTGCAGAATGCCAGGGTACACTATAATATATCCCGTTCCTATGCTTGGTTCTGGCGGTTTATGGGCAGAGGTTCAGCCCGTTGGGAGGGAGAGGCAATGACCGATGCGGATGGTAAGTTCACCGTTCCGGTGCATTTTGAAATAGACTCGGACAGGAGAGAATCTCCGTTGTGGTATTATACGTACAACATACAGGCGGATGTGACGGATGGTGCAGGTGAGACACAGCAAGCTAATTTGTCATTGCCTTTAGGAAGCACTTCAATGGTGCTGAATATGGATAATCTGCCCGATAATTGGGTTAAAGAAAAGAAGTTGGAAATAAAACTGACAGCCATGAATCTTTCGGGTGAGCCGGTAGATACTCCGGTTACTTATCAGGTAGTCGAGATGGAGAAGCAGAAAGACGGTCAGGAAAAAGAAGGCAGAAAGGTATTGACCGGTACGGTGGAAGCTAACAAAAGTTTTATTCCTGAGGCTATTTATGCCCTGCCTTCCGGTAATTATCGTTTGAAGCTTTCGGCTAAGGATACACAAGGCAGAGAGTGTACGGCATCTAAGAATTTCCTTTTGTTCTCATTGAACGACAAGCGTCCGCCTTTCGTGATAACGGATTGGTTCTATCAGGATGGTCTGGAATTTGATGCAGCATCTCCAGCTACTATATATATAGGTAGCAGCGAAAAGAATGTCTATCTGCTTTATGATGTGTTTGCAGGCAATAAGCGCTTGGAAAGCAAACGTATACAGCTTTCGGACTCGGTGATCAGTTTCCGCTTCCCTTATAAGAAGGAATATGGTGACGGCATTCTGGTAAGTATGGCATTTGTGAAAGACGGCAGACTTTACAGTCATAATGCACGGATTATGAAACCGGCCCCTGAGAAGAAGTTGCAGCTGAAATGGACTACGTTCCGTGACAAACTCCGTCCGGGACAGCAAGAGGAATGGAAACTGACGGTACTTTATCCGGATGGACGTCCGGCTGAGGCTGAAATGCTGGCTACCATGTATGATGCTTCTCTGGATAAAATCTATAGTGCACATAAGCTGGACTTTGGAGTGGACTTTCATTATGTGGTTCCTTTGACTTATTGGAATACATCCTATATGCGGAATGCTTATTTGTATGTTGATTTCCCGTTGAAGAGGTTCCGTGCGGTTCCTTTGGAATATAGTGAATTGATCATTCCATCTACAGGAAGAATGGAGGCTGTGGTGGTAGGTTACGGAGGCAGTCCTCGTGCCACTCTTACAGGAGCTTTGAAGATTAGAGGCAGGAGTGCCGCAAATGCTGTGATGAACCAGGAGGCTGTTACTGATATGGTGCTCCAGGAAGAAATGGTAGAGACGTCTGCACAGGAAAAGGCAGAAATGGGCAGTTCTGAAGAACTGGCAGAAACAGGTGATATACAGATACGTGAAAACTTTGCGGAAACGGCATTCTTTTATCCACAGCTCCGCACCAATGAAACAGGTGAAGTCAGTATTTCCTTTGTATTGCCCGAGAGCCTTACCCGATGGAAGTTTATGGGCTTGGCACATACCCAGAATGTGGATTATGGAAAAATAGAAGCTACCGCTACTGCCAGCAAGGAATTTATGCTTCAACCTAATATGCCCCGTTTTGTCCGCGTGGGAGATAAAGCGAATATTGCCGCTTCACTGATGAATCTGTCGGACAAGGGGGTGAAAGGGACTGTCCGCATGGAATTGTTTAATCCGGAAACAGAAAAGGTATTCTATTCACAAAAACAGAAGTTCGATATGAAGGGAGGAGAAACCGGGCATGTGAACTTTGCTTTTGAAGTGAGTGACAAATATGCGGTAATGGCATGCCGGATGGTAGCGGATGGAGATACCTTCAGTGATGGAGAACAGCGTTACATTCCCGTTCTGACAGACAAACAGTGGGTGACGGAAACCGTTCCTCTGAACGTGAATGGGGAAGGTGTGCATACTTTCTCTTTGGAAAATCTGTTTAACAAGCATAGCAAAACGGCTTCCGAACAACGGTTGACCGTAGAATTTACTGCCCATCCGGCTTGGTATGCCGTGCAGGCTTTGCCTGTAGTGGCTAATCCTCAGAATGAAGATGCTCTTTCCTGGGCTACCGCTTATTATGCCCATTCATTGGCTGCATGTATAGTCAAAGAAAATCCCCGTATCAAGCAAGTCTTTGATAGCTGGAAGGCTCAAGGTGGTACAAAGGAGACTTTTATGAGCAATCTGCAAAAGAATCAGGAACTGAAAAATATCCTGCTGGCTGAAACTCCCTGGCTGACAGAAGCTACCAATGAAGCCGAACAAAAACAGCGTATCGCCACTTTGTTTGACCTGAATACAATGAACAGCGGACTGGCAGTTTCTGTAGAGAAACTGAGAGAATTGCAAAATGGAGATGGCGCATGGAGTTGGTATAAAGGTATGCAAGGCAGCCGCTATGTAACCACTCAGGTAATGGAAATGCTTGTCCGGCTGAATGCATTGACTCCTCAGGATGCTGACAGCCGGATGCAGCCTATGATTCAAAAAGGGTTCGAGTATTTAGGCAAGCAGGCTGCCGAAGAGTATAAGTCTATGAAAGAAGCTGAAAAGAAAGGGGCTGTCGGTATCCGTCCGTCAGAACAGGTTCTCAGGTATTTGTATATCTGCGCTTTGGATGGCAAGGCTCCGGTTGATGAAAAGGTGAACCGGTATTTCATAGACAAGTTGTCCGGTGAGGGAAAAGAACTGACGATTTATGGAAAGGCGTTGGGAGCTATCATCTTGCAGCAAGCCGGTAAGGTGGCAGAGGCCAAGTTGTTTATGCAGTCATTGATGGAGTATTCTGTTGTGACGGATGAAATGGGGCGTTACTTTGATACTCCTAAAGCCCGATATTCATGGTTCAGTTATAAAATTCCGACTGAAGTGGCTGCTATGGAAGCTATACAGCGTATAACAAAAGATACGAAAGCTATTGATGAAATGAAACGCTGGCTGTTGAAGCAGAAACAGACACAGACTTGGGAAACGCCGATAGCTACGGCTGATGCGGTGTATGTATTGATGGCTACAGGAACTTCGGATTTATTGGCAAATACAGGAGGAGTAGAGATTACTTTAGGTAAAGAAGTGATCCGGACTCCGGCAGATGATGCCATCGGTTATATCAAGAAGACGATGTCCGGTGATGTGATGAATATCAAGAAAATAAGGGTGGATAAAGAAGGAGCCGGAATGGGTTGGGGAGCCGTTTATGCCCAATATCTGGAAAGTATGGATCAAATTAGCGGGCAGGGAAACGGATTGTCTGTCAGCCGTCAATTATATAAAGGGGATGAGGCTTTGAATGAATCAGCTCCATTGAAAGTTGGCGATAAGATTACCGTTCGCCTGACTGTGAAGGCTGACCGTGATATGGATTTTGTTCAGATCAAGGATGACCGTGCAGCTTGTATGGAACCGTTACAGGCAGTTTCGGGATTTCGTTGGAGCAACGGGCTGGGATATTATCAGGCTACCAAAGATGCTTCGACCCAGTTCTTTATCGATCAGATGAGAAAAGGAACTTATGTGATAGAGTATCAGGTGTATGTGAACCGGACAGGAGAATATCAGGCTGGAATTGCAACTGTTCAGTCTGCTTATGCTCCGGAATTCGGAGGGCATACGGGAGGATATCGGGTGATGGTGGAATAG
- a CDS encoding DUF1573 domain-containing protein: MKHIILIVSLLMGVTLGVQAQPKALFDKTTHEFGTILWKNPVTATFKITNKGDKPLVISNVTTSCGCTVADWTKEPIAPGKTGSVSSTFDAKAIGRFQKSVGIYCNASNKPIYLAIRGEVTADPKNYTFTHPFQIGAIRLNKEEIEFEDANKGDKPTMELLVANTSDRLYTPVLMHLPPYLSAVAIPEKLGRGRTGKIKITLDTEKLPKLGLTTASVYLSRFLGDKVGEENEIPVSAVLLPDFSHISQQERLNPPAIHLSAEELQMGELESDEKKAHTIIIKNVGKSNLEIRDLQVFNSALGVQLKKRVLKPGASTKLKITAFGQNLKKVKGTPRVLMITNDPNNPKIIIKVKVTSKK, from the coding sequence ATGAAACATATTATACTGATAGTAAGTTTGTTAATGGGAGTGACTTTGGGAGTACAGGCACAACCCAAAGCATTATTTGATAAGACAACGCATGAATTTGGAACTATTTTATGGAAAAATCCGGTGACGGCTACCTTTAAAATCACTAATAAAGGAGATAAACCTTTAGTGATATCTAATGTGACAACTTCTTGTGGCTGCACGGTTGCTGATTGGACCAAAGAACCGATTGCCCCGGGAAAGACCGGGAGTGTCAGTTCTACTTTTGACGCCAAAGCCATCGGACGTTTTCAGAAGAGCGTAGGCATTTATTGCAATGCCTCCAATAAACCTATCTATCTGGCTATTCGGGGAGAAGTGACTGCCGATCCTAAAAACTATACTTTCACTCATCCTTTTCAGATTGGAGCTATCCGTTTGAATAAGGAGGAAATAGAATTTGAAGATGCTAATAAAGGGGATAAACCAACTATGGAACTGTTGGTTGCCAATACGTCAGATAGGTTATACACCCCTGTGTTGATGCATTTGCCTCCTTACCTCAGTGCTGTTGCCATTCCGGAAAAACTGGGAAGAGGACGTACAGGTAAAATCAAGATAACTCTTGATACGGAAAAGTTACCTAAACTGGGTTTGACAACGGCGTCTGTTTATCTTTCCCGTTTCCTGGGAGATAAGGTGGGAGAAGAAAATGAAATTCCGGTTTCTGCCGTATTGTTGCCGGATTTCTCACATATCAGTCAGCAGGAACGCTTGAATCCGCCTGCCATTCATCTTTCTGCCGAAGAGTTGCAGATGGGAGAACTGGAAAGTGATGAAAAGAAAGCACATACGATTATTATTAAAAATGTAGGAAAATCTAATCTGGAAATTCGTGATTTGCAGGTGTTCAATTCTGCTTTGGGGGTCCAGTTGAAGAAACGTGTCTTGAAACCGGGTGCGTCTACCAAGTTGAAGATTACTGCTTTCGGTCAAAATTTGAAGAAAGTAAAGGGTACTCCACGTGTCCTGATGATAACCAATGATCCTAACAATCCGAAGATAATTATTAAAGTAAAAGTAACCTCAAAAAAATAG
- a CDS encoding HipA domain-containing protein: protein MERCLYCYKELKEGQVDYHPACARKLFGTRQAPQLPYVRSEIGELAKQVVRAQITLTGVQAKLSLDVNPGGKNEPDRFTIVGLWGKFILKPQTDFYRALPELEDLTMHMAEAAKIAVVPHGLVRFADGELGYITRRIDRRPDGGKIAMEDMCQLTERLTEYKYKGSYEQIAKTIKKYSAVPQLDLVNFWEVVVFSWIVGNSDMHLKNFSLYDTGMGYSLTPAYDLLSTVIVMPEDTEELALTLNGKKRKIWRSDFEKSIIASGVSGKVIENIARKFRRSIIKWMELIDVSFLPEDMKKPYKRLVLQRLLWLR, encoded by the coding sequence ATGGAAAGGTGTTTGTATTGTTATAAGGAACTGAAGGAAGGACAGGTGGACTATCATCCGGCTTGTGCCCGGAAACTTTTCGGTACTCGTCAGGCGCCTCAGTTGCCTTACGTACGGAGTGAAATAGGTGAACTGGCCAAACAGGTAGTGAGGGCACAGATTACGCTGACAGGTGTGCAGGCCAAATTGTCGCTCGATGTGAATCCCGGCGGAAAGAACGAGCCGGACCGTTTTACTATTGTGGGCTTGTGGGGAAAGTTTATTTTAAAGCCCCAGACTGATTTTTACCGGGCATTACCTGAGCTGGAGGATTTGACCATGCACATGGCGGAAGCAGCCAAAATAGCGGTGGTTCCCCACGGGTTGGTGCGTTTTGCCGATGGCGAATTGGGATACATCACCCGGCGCATAGACCGTCGCCCGGATGGTGGAAAGATTGCCATGGAGGACATGTGCCAGTTGACGGAACGTCTCACCGAATACAAATATAAGGGCTCGTATGAGCAGATAGCCAAGACTATCAAGAAGTATTCTGCAGTGCCGCAGCTTGATCTGGTGAATTTCTGGGAAGTGGTGGTGTTCTCGTGGATTGTGGGAAACTCGGATATGCACTTGAAGAACTTTTCATTGTATGACACGGGGATGGGCTATAGTCTGACGCCTGCATACGATTTGCTGTCCACGGTTATTGTCATGCCCGAGGATACGGAGGAACTGGCATTGACTCTTAATGGGAAAAAAAGGAAAATATGGAGAAGCGATTTCGAGAAGTCGATAATCGCATCGGGGGTCAGTGGCAAGGTAATAGAGAACATCGCCCGGAAATTCCGACGTTCCATCATTAAATGGATGGAACTGATAGATGTTTCCTTCCTGCCCGAAGACATGAAGAAACCCTATAAAAGACTGGTGCTGCAACGTCTGCTTTGGCTGCGCTGA
- a CDS encoding helix-turn-helix transcriptional regulator — MSDSLSLFVKEMRKRFGLTQVDLAAKAGVGLRFVRELEQGKQTLRIDKVNQVLALFGHEVGAVPLGKEHSA; from the coding sequence ATGAGTGATTCATTGTCATTGTTTGTAAAAGAAATGCGTAAGCGGTTCGGACTTACGCAAGTAGATTTGGCAGCTAAGGCGGGAGTGGGACTTCGCTTTGTGCGCGAGTTGGAGCAAGGAAAGCAGACTTTGCGGATAGACAAGGTAAACCAGGTGCTTGCCCTCTTCGGACATGAAGTAGGGGCTGTGCCCTTAGGAAAGGAGCATAGCGCATGA
- the meaB gene encoding methylmalonyl Co-A mutase-associated GTPase MeaB, which translates to MEHPENSEEYKGLTVNKGIEQPSIVNPYLKLRKKPRRREFSVGEYVEGIVKGDVTVLSQAVTLVESVKPEHQAIAQEVIEKCLPYSGNSMRIGISGVPGAGKSTSIDVFGLHVLEKGGKLAVLAIDPSSERSKGSILGDKTRMEKLSVHPKSFIRPSPSAGSLGGVARKTRETIILCEAAGFDKIFVETVGVGQSETAVHSMVDFFLLIQLAGTGDELQGIKRGIMEMADGIVINKADGSNIEKAKLAASHFRNALHLFPAPDSGWSPKVMTYSGFYGIGIKEIWDMIYEYFAFVKANGYFEYRRNEQAKYWMYESINEHLRDSFYNNEKIISMLAAKEEEVLNGKLTSFVAAKKLLDAYFSTLK; encoded by the coding sequence ATGGAACATCCTGAAAATAGTGAAGAATATAAGGGATTGACAGTGAACAAAGGTATTGAGCAACCATCTATTGTGAATCCTTATTTGAAACTACGTAAAAAACCTCGTCGTCGTGAGTTTTCCGTAGGTGAATATGTAGAAGGCATCGTAAAAGGTGATGTGACCGTATTGAGTCAGGCGGTTACTTTAGTGGAGAGTGTAAAACCGGAACATCAGGCTATTGCCCAGGAAGTGATAGAGAAGTGTCTGCCTTATTCCGGAAATTCTATGCGAATCGGTATCAGTGGTGTGCCCGGTGCCGGCAAGAGTACATCTATTGATGTATTTGGATTGCATGTGCTTGAGAAGGGAGGAAAATTAGCTGTTTTAGCTATTGATCCCAGTAGTGAGCGTTCTAAAGGCAGTATTTTGGGAGATAAGACCCGCATGGAGAAACTATCTGTCCATCCGAAGTCTTTTATACGGCCTAGTCCGTCAGCAGGTTCGTTGGGAGGAGTAGCTCGTAAGACTCGTGAAACGATCATACTTTGTGAGGCGGCGGGCTTTGATAAGATTTTTGTTGAAACGGTTGGAGTAGGGCAGAGCGAAACAGCAGTGCATTCTATGGTGGATTTCTTTTTGCTGATCCAACTGGCCGGTACTGGTGATGAATTGCAGGGGATTAAGAGAGGTATCATGGAAATGGCGGATGGAATCGTTATCAATAAAGCTGACGGCAGCAATATTGAGAAAGCAAAACTGGCTGCCAGTCATTTCCGTAATGCTTTACATTTGTTTCCTGCTCCTGATTCGGGCTGGAGTCCTAAAGTAATGACGTATTCCGGCTTTTATGGTATTGGAATTAAAGAAATCTGGGATATGATCTATGAATACTTCGCTTTTGTGAAAGCGAATGGGTATTTTGAATATCGCAGAAATGAACAGGCTAAGTATTGGATGTATGAGTCTATCAACGAGCATCTGCGTGATAGTTTCTATAATAATGAAAAGATAATTTCTATGTTGGCTGCAAAAGAGGAAGAGGTGCTGAATGGCAAACTGACTTCGTTTGTTGCTGCCAAAAAGTTATTGGATGCTTATTTCTCAACCTTGAAATAA
- a CDS encoding nucleoside deaminase, with protein sequence MKKEELMRKAIELSIENVANGGGPFGAVIAKDGEIIATGVNRVTSQCDPTAHAEVSAIRAAATKLGTFNLSGCEIYTSCEPCPMCLGAIYWARLDKMYYANNKTDAKNIGFDDSFIYDELSLKPSARKLPSEILLAEEAIKAFQQWTEKSDKVEY encoded by the coding sequence ATGAAGAAAGAAGAATTAATGCGGAAAGCCATTGAGCTTTCTATAGAGAACGTGGCAAACGGCGGCGGACCCTTTGGAGCTGTAATTGCCAAAGATGGTGAAATCATTGCGACCGGAGTCAATCGCGTCACTTCTCAATGCGACCCTACCGCCCATGCGGAAGTCAGCGCCATCCGTGCGGCGGCAACCAAACTGGGAACATTCAACCTGAGTGGGTGTGAAATTTATACTTCGTGTGAGCCGTGTCCTATGTGCCTGGGAGCCATTTACTGGGCACGACTGGATAAAATGTATTATGCAAACAACAAGACGGATGCCAAGAATATAGGTTTTGATGACTCTTTTATCTATGATGAGTTAAGCCTGAAACCTTCGGCACGCAAGCTGCCCTCCGAAATTCTTTTGGCGGAAGAGGCAATAAAGGCATTCCAACAATGGACAGAGAAAAGTGACAAAGTGGAATATTAA
- a CDS encoding HipA N-terminal domain-containing protein, with the protein MRRGKIYLNDIYAGLLTEDENGFTFAYDAGFLRSGKAEAVSLTLPLTDKPYHDTVLFPFFDGLIPEGWLLNIAENSWKINRRDRMSLLLACCKDCIGAVSVVEDEPDKPET; encoded by the coding sequence ATGAGAAGGGGAAAAATATACTTGAATGATATCTATGCAGGGTTGTTGACGGAAGATGAGAATGGTTTCACCTTTGCCTATGATGCCGGATTCTTGCGTTCCGGCAAGGCGGAAGCCGTCAGTCTGACACTGCCACTGACGGACAAACCCTATCACGACACCGTCTTGTTCCCGTTCTTTGACGGCCTGATACCCGAAGGATGGTTGCTGAACATTGCCGAAAACAGTTGGAAGATAAACCGGCGCGACCGTATGTCGCTGTTGCTGGCCTGTTGCAAGGATTGCATCGGGGCAGTAAGTGTAGTAGAGGATGAACCTGATAAACCGGAAACATGA